The Streptomyces sp. NL15-2K genome contains a region encoding:
- a CDS encoding SDR family oxidoreductase: protein MALLTDKTVVVSGVGAGLGHQVAAAVVRDGGNAVLGARTEANLAKSAAEIDPDGAHTAYRATDVTDEGQCEALAALARERFGRIDAVVHVAALDSYFGGLEDADFATWQSVIDVNLLGTLRMTRACLPGLKERGGSVVFIGTQSAVAAPSQVRQAAYAASKGALTSAMYSLARELGPDRVRVNTVLPGWMWGPPVRAYVQFTAQTEGVPEDEVLKRLTDRMALPELASDADVADAAVFLASDRARAITGQSLLVNAGELMR, encoded by the coding sequence ATGGCACTGCTCACGGACAAGACCGTCGTCGTGTCGGGAGTCGGCGCCGGGCTCGGTCACCAGGTCGCGGCGGCCGTCGTACGGGACGGCGGGAACGCGGTGCTCGGGGCGCGGACGGAGGCGAACCTCGCCAAGAGCGCGGCCGAGATCGATCCGGACGGGGCGCACACCGCGTACCGGGCGACCGATGTCACGGACGAGGGGCAGTGCGAGGCGCTGGCGGCGCTGGCCCGGGAGCGGTTCGGGCGGATCGACGCCGTCGTCCATGTGGCCGCCCTGGACAGTTACTTCGGCGGGCTGGAGGACGCCGACTTCGCCACCTGGCAGTCGGTGATCGACGTGAACCTGCTGGGGACACTGCGGATGACCCGGGCCTGCCTGCCGGGGCTGAAGGAGCGCGGCGGCTCGGTGGTCTTCATCGGGACGCAGTCGGCGGTGGCGGCCCCGTCGCAGGTACGGCAGGCGGCGTACGCGGCCTCGAAAGGGGCGCTGACGAGTGCGATGTACTCGCTGGCGAGGGAGCTGGGCCCTGACCGCGTCCGCGTCAACACGGTGCTGCCGGGCTGGATGTGGGGCCCGCCGGTGCGGGCGTACGTCCAGTTCACGGCGCAGACGGAGGGCGTCCCGGAGGACGAGGTCCTGAAGCGCCTCACCGACCGGATGGCGCTGCCGGAGCTGGCCTCGGACGCGGACGTGGCGGACGCGGCGGTGTTCCTGGCCTCGGACCGGGCGCGGGCGATCACAGGGCAGTCGCTACTCGTCAACGCCGGGGAGCTGATGCGCTGA